The Streptomyces sp. NBC_01317 genomic interval GTCGGTGATGAACTCGCGAGCCTCGGCCGGGTCATTGGTGACGAGGGTAGGGGGTACGCCGAGACCGAGCCGCTGAGCGAGAGCGAGCTGAGCGGGCTTGTAGTCGGCGGCAGCGATACGCAGGGGGTGGTTGACCCAGAGCGGACAGTCCATCCCGTAGAGGGCGCCCCCGAGCCCGAAGCGAACCTGCGCTGCCGCGAACCGCGCGTCGTCCGGTTCCAGGTGAGGGAAGGCGGGCCACTCGGGGCGGCGCCAGTACACCGCCCGGACGCGGGTCAGGTCAGCGGCTCTCGATGGAGTACGAATCTGCCCGGTCATGGAGGCCGAGCAGGTGCCGAACCGAGCCGAGACGGTGAGATCGGCGCCGATGTCCGCAGGGTTGAATCTGACCACGGGCACGTTCCGCCGGTTGAGTTCGGTGATCACCATGTCGGCGGTCAGGTCGTCCGCCTCCGTGGCCACCAGGACCGGCCTCTCCTCGGTCACGTCGTCAGTCCTGCTCGGAGTCCTGGTCCTGCCCTTGATCGTTCTTGGAGTCCGAGTTCGTTGTGGTCGAGGTCTCGGTGCCCTTGCTGGTGCCGTGCGCACCCATCTCGACCACCCGGCCGGCGAGGTCGCGGAACACCCCGAGCTGCGTGCCGGCGTCGACGGCGACCGAGGCGTGCGGGCGCTGGACGGTGGTTGGGTACGGGGCGAGGCGGGCGACGCCCCACGGCGCGGTGGCGGGCTGTTCGACGGCGGTTGTCACGGCGTCTCCTCAAAAGCGGAGTGGATGTCGGAACTGGAACGTACGGACGGACGGAGCGTGGAGGCCCTGGTTGGATCCGTCGAAACCACCGTAAAGTTGCCGTGAGTGCGGTAGGACTGACTGTGAGTACGGGTTGGACGGATGAGCGCACGGGGGGCCTCATGATCGCCAGGTCGCCGGCGAGCCGTGCCGCTACGGGCGCAGTCGCGGGGTTCGTCTTCCGTCTCGCACGCGAGAGCATCCCGCGTACCCAGGCTCAGTTGGCGGAGGAGTTGACGGCAGACCTCGCCACGGTGCAGGGATGGGAGTCCGGTCGTCGTCCGCTGGCCAACGTGAAGGCAGGCACTCTCTCAGACCTGCGGCGCCGACTGGCCGCCCTGGGTGCGGCCGCTTCGGTCCTTCGACTGCTCGACGCCGCGATGGACGCCGACCGTCTCATCGGTACGGCTCTCGATCCCCCGGGTCCTGTGCGCGAGCACCCCCTCGCCGGCTGGGTGCACACCCGGGACACCGCCCACATGATCGCTTGGGCTGTGAACGGCACCACTCCGCCCGCCTTGGCGAACTGTCCGGTTCCGCCCCGCCGGGGCCCTGTGGCCAAAGCTCCTCTCCTCGGCTCGCAGGAGCGCGACGCCTTTTTCACGCACCTCTGGGAAGTGGCCGAGTCCGCCGGCGGCTCGGGGGAGGGCGGCGCCCTGCTCCACCGCCAGGCGCTCTACCTCACCTCGTACGATCGGAGTCCGGAGGCGTCGGGATGGCGGGCCCAAGCCCTTCACGCCCGCCGAGACGTCCTCGCGGTCCGAGGCTGGACGCCGCGCTGGGCCGAGGCCCGCTCGACCACGACCGCTCTCGCACGTCTCGGAGACCCGCAGCCCCTGCTCGACTTCATCGAACGCTCGATGGCCGATGACGACACCGCCGAGACCGCGAACCTCAACTACTGGGCGTATTGGCTGGGCGTCTCGCCCCTGCCGCAGGCGAACGACGGCTTCATGCGGAGCCGGGTACCCCCGGGGTGGGAGCCTCCGTCACTCCTGCGCTCGTTGGTCGAGGGTCTTCATCAGGCACCCGGCTATGTCGACCTGTACGTGCACTCCCTCTGGGCGCTCGTGACGGCCCACAAGTGGCTCCCTCTCGTCTCGCCCGATCTGGCCGTCCGGCTTTGCGAGCAGACTGGGGCACTGCTCGACGGCTGCCGGATCTCACCGCGTTCAAGGCGGGAACTCAGTGAGGTGCACTACGTTCTACGCGACCACCGCAGGTGAAAAGGGAGGCGCACGACATGGCGGAAGACACGGATCAGGCGAAGGGCACCGCAGGATTCCTGTTCGAGATGGGCATGCTGAAGCGGGCCAAACGGTCCGGGTGGTGGATCGCCGGCGTCAAGGACCCGGAGACCATCGCCGAGCACTCCTTCCGTGTCGGCCTCATCGGTTCGGTCCTCGCCATGATGGAAGGCGCCGACCCGGCGAAGACGGCGCTGCTCGGTCTCTGGCACGACACGCAGGAGACGCGCGTCAGCGACATCCCTCACATTGGCCGCCGCTACCTCGACGCGGCATCGAACGAGAAGGTGACCGCGGACCAGGTGTCGGCGGCGCACCCGGCGGTGCGAGCGGGGGCTCAGCGGATCGTCGAGGAGTACGAGACGGGCGACTCCCTGGAAGTCATCTGTGCGCACGACGCGGACAAACTCGAGTGCCTCATCCAGGCGGTCGAGTATCGCGAGCAGGGCTGCGCGAACGTTCAGGGATGGATCGACAGCAGCCTTGAGAAGCTCAAGACCGCCTCGGCTCAGGCGCTTGCCGAGGCCGCCTTGAACATGACCTCGGTGGAATGGCAGAAGACGTACCTGTCCTGACCGGCTGCGAGCCGCCAAGAAGAAGGACCCCGGACGGTGCTCGTCCGGATGTTCACGGGTACGGTACGGGCCCGAACGGCATGAACAGGGCGGGAACGGGCATGACGTCAGGCGCGTCATGGCAGGCAGTACCGCATCACACCACCTCGGGGAGGACTCACCATCATGGGCGTCACGCTCGCCAAGGGAGGCAATGTCTCCCTCTCCAAGGCCGCACCCGATCTCACCCAGGTGCTGGTCGGTCTCGGCTGGGACGCGCGCTCCACCACCGGAGCGCCCTTCGACCTGGACGCCAGCGCACTCCTCTGCCAGTCGGGCCGGGTGCTGGGCGACGAATGGTTCATCTTCTACAACAACCTGACGAGCCCGGACGGCTCCGTCGAGCACACGGGCGACAACCTGACCGGTGAGGGGGACGGCGACGACGAATCGCTGCTGGTCGATCTCTCCAAGGTGCCGGCCCACTGCGACAAGATCGTTTTCCCGGTGTCCATCCATGACGCCGACAATCGCGGGCAGACTTTCGGTCAGGTCAGCAATGCCTTCATCCGGGTGGCCAACCAGGCGGACGGGCAGGAACTCGCCCGGTACGACCTGAGCGAGGACGCCTCCACCGAAACCGCGATGATCTTCGGCGAGCTCTACCGGTACGGCGGTGAATGGAAGTTCCGTGCGGTAGGGCAGGGGTACGCGTCCGGTCTGCGGGGCATCGCTCTAGACTTCGGGGTCAACGTTTCGTAAAGCAGAGCTCTGCGCGGGGGAAAACCTCGTAAAACCAGATGGGGTAGCCAGTGATCCTGAAAACCTTTGGCTGGTCGTTCGCCATCACGGCGGTCGGCCTGGCCTTCGCGGCCTGGCAGTGGGGGTGGGAGGCGTTCGGGATCGTACTGATCCTGTCGATCC includes:
- the tgmB gene encoding ATP-grasp ribosomal peptide maturase, which produces MTEERPVLVATEADDLTADMVITELNRRNVPVVRFNPADIGADLTVSARFGTCSASMTGQIRTPSRAADLTRVRAVYWRRPEWPAFPHLEPDDARFAAAQVRFGLGGALYGMDCPLWVNHPLRIAAADYKPAQLALAQRLGLGVPPTLVTNDPAEAREFITDRRDVIFKTLRWTPYARDGVPVTGWADPVTADEIDESVRVTPHLFQSRVDKVADLRVLIVGRHTFAVRIESDLLDWRKDYGALTYTVEHLPDQLTKGLHRYLEFLGLVSGSFDLAVDRAGNHWWLELNPNGQWGWLERETGLPMSSAFADLLTQGET
- the tgmA gene encoding putative ATP-grasp-modified RiPP — translated: MTTAVEQPATAPWGVARLAPYPTTVQRPHASVAVDAGTQLGVFRDLAGRVVEMGAHGTSKGTETSTTTNSDSKNDQGQDQDSEQD
- a CDS encoding XRE family transcriptional regulator; this encodes MIARSPASRAATGAVAGFVFRLARESIPRTQAQLAEELTADLATVQGWESGRRPLANVKAGTLSDLRRRLAALGAAASVLRLLDAAMDADRLIGTALDPPGPVREHPLAGWVHTRDTAHMIAWAVNGTTPPALANCPVPPRRGPVAKAPLLGSQERDAFFTHLWEVAESAGGSGEGGALLHRQALYLTSYDRSPEASGWRAQALHARRDVLAVRGWTPRWAEARSTTTALARLGDPQPLLDFIERSMADDDTAETANLNYWAYWLGVSPLPQANDGFMRSRVPPGWEPPSLLRSLVEGLHQAPGYVDLYVHSLWALVTAHKWLPLVSPDLAVRLCEQTGALLDGCRISPRSRRELSEVHYVLRDHRR
- a CDS encoding HD domain-containing protein, whose protein sequence is MAEDTDQAKGTAGFLFEMGMLKRAKRSGWWIAGVKDPETIAEHSFRVGLIGSVLAMMEGADPAKTALLGLWHDTQETRVSDIPHIGRRYLDAASNEKVTADQVSAAHPAVRAGAQRIVEEYETGDSLEVICAHDADKLECLIQAVEYREQGCANVQGWIDSSLEKLKTASAQALAEAALNMTSVEWQKTYLS
- a CDS encoding TerD family protein translates to MGVTLAKGGNVSLSKAAPDLTQVLVGLGWDARSTTGAPFDLDASALLCQSGRVLGDEWFIFYNNLTSPDGSVEHTGDNLTGEGDGDDESLLVDLSKVPAHCDKIVFPVSIHDADNRGQTFGQVSNAFIRVANQADGQELARYDLSEDASTETAMIFGELYRYGGEWKFRAVGQGYASGLRGIALDFGVNVS